The Candidatus Manganitrophaceae bacterium region CGCGTCGGACGACGTAATCAGCCAGAGTAAGAAGCGCCTGACGTGGGGGTAAATCGGCAAAAACCGATAGATCTCCCTTGGCCCGATTGGCGTAATCTTGCGCTTTTTGAAGTGCGTAGGTGATGGAACCGTACTTCTCCATCAGCCCGGTGACAAAGGAGAAGTCTCTTTTAAGGAGCCGCTCTTTTTTGATGATTTTTTTGATCTCTTGTTTCTCTTTGGTGGAGCAATGTTGAAGGAGGTGGAGCAGCGGCAACGTGACCTTTCCCTCACGGATATCTTTTCCCGGCGATTTTCCAAAGCGGGCCCGGTCGCCGACATAGTCGAGCGTGTCGTCGGCCACCTGAAAAGCGATGCCGAGGTTTCGGCCATAACGCGTCAGCGCCTCTTTTTTCTCGTCCGATTCATTCCCGATAATTCCCCCCAGGCGACAGGAGGCGGAAAGGAGGGTGGCGGTTTTGTATTCGATGATTTGCAGATAGGTCGCTTCGGTCAGGGCAAGATCGCGGCTGTGAACCAGCTGGAGTGTCTCCCCCTCCGACATCCTCCGACAGGTCGTGGAGAGGAGATAGTTGATCTCGAAGTTTTCCATCTTGACCGCCTGACAGACGGCGAGGGTATAGAGATAATCTCCGGCCAAGATGCTCGCCTGATTCCCCCAGAGAACGCGTGCGGCGGGGATGCCGCGGCGTACTTCGGCATTGTCGAGGACATCGTCATGAAGAAGGGTCGCGGTATGGATGAATTCGACCATGCCGGCCAAAAGGATATGGCGTCGGTCACGGGACTTACAGAGTTGCGCGCTGATCATGAGGAGGAGGGGACGGATTCGCTTTCCACCGCTGTTCAATATATGGTAGGCGATTTCGTTGATCAGCGCCACCTCGGAATCGAGGCTTTTCTTGATCTGCTCTTCGACTTCGTCGAGCCCCTCTTTGTAAGCGGACCAGACCTGATCCATCTCTTTCACAGCATCCGACCTTTAAGGAGGGTGAGTCTAAAAAGATACTAGGCCAACCCCATACCTAAGTCAAGCAAAAATCGTTTTCAGCCCCTCTGCATCGAGATTTACATTGATCAATCCCTATGTTATTTTAACTGCATGCGCGCTGCCGATTCGATCCATTCCATCGTCGCGATTCTCAAAGAAGAGACCCGACGCTTGAAGACGCCGGCGGTCGGCATGATCGCCGAAACGACGAAAGATCCCTTCCAGGTTTTAATCTCTTGCCTCTTAAGTTTGCGGACACGGGATGAGACGACCGAGGCCGCCTCCGCCCGACTCTTTCAGCTCGCCGAAACGCCGCAGCGGATGATCCGGCTTTCTCCCGATCAGATCGAGACGGCGATCTATCCGGTTTCGTTCTATCGAAACAAAACGAAACAGATCGTGGCGCTCTGCCGGACGCTGTTGGAGAAATTCGACGGCGCGGTCCCTGATTCGATTGACACGCTGCTGACCCTTCCCGGGGTCGGCCGCAAAACAGCCAACCTTGTTGTGACCGTCGCCTACGGCAGACCGGGGATCTGTGTCGACACCCACGTCCATCGGATCTCCAATCGGATCGGCTATATCCAGACCCGGACGCCGGAGGAAAGCGAGACGGCGCTTCGAAAAAAACTGCCGAAGCAATATTGGATTACCTACAACGACCTGCTCGTCCCCTTTGGACAATTTATCTGTAAGCCGCTCTCCCCGTTTTGCAGCCGATGCAAGATTGCTTCTTATTGCAAACAGGTGGGTGTGGAGCGGAGGCGATAATCTTTACTTCTATCTAATTTGTGTTAGACTGGCTGGGCGTATGGACTCGACATCTTCCCCCCAAAGCGGCCCCCCGTCACTCCAAATTACGATTCAAGGAAAAGCCTGTCGCGTCGAAGAGGACAAGCTGATTTGGATCTTTCAAGAGATGGGACTGATCCGTTTTTCCAATAAATTCTGCTGGAATGGCGAGTGTAAGAATTGCACGGTGACATTTAAGACGGGTCCGGAGGATCCGGAAGTGACAGAGCGGGCCTGCAGAACGCCGGCGCAAGAGGGTATGATCATCACCGACATGCCGACGCTGTTTTACAAAAGGCTGTAATCGCTAAGACCGGAGCGCAACCTGTGTCTCTGCGACCTTCACCGTCTCCTCCCTTTTTTCTTTTCCAAATTCAAGAAAGTCCTGGTAGTAGGCGAGCACTTTCTCCGCATATTCGGTTGGAATCTCATCCCCTGTTTTGACCCATCGCAGCACCTTTCCCGGACCATGATTGTAGGCGGTGAGCGCCAGAGAGAGATCTCCAAATTTCAAATAGAGGGTCCAGAGGTAGTGGATCCCAAGGCGGATGTTAATGAAAGGATCGAACAGCGGATCCCCCTCGTGCCAGAGAAGATGATTGACCTCCGCAATCTCTTTTGCAGTCGTCGGAATCATCTGCATCAGCCCCACCGCCCCCTTTGAGGAGATCGACCAGTTATAAAAGGAGCTCTCGGTCGAGATGACGGCGACAATCAATTCGGGATCAAATCCATACCGCCGGCTCTCTTGAGCGATAAAACCTGCCAGCCGCTCTTCTTGTTTGGCATCCAGACCGGTCTTAAATCGGGATAAGATTTGAAATACTTTCTTCGCTTTTGAGACCGGCTCCCGCTCTTTTAAGCCCCGCTCTTGCGTGACCGGTTTGCTTTCGGTGGAGAGCTTCTTTGAAACAGATTCGGCTGGAAGGGTCGACGATGGAACGGCATCCGGAACGACGGGGGGCAGTTGGGCGGAGAAGGGATGAAAGATCATCAGGCCGACCGCACCGGTCAAGATCCAATATCGCGTGTAGCGCCGTCTCAGTGACATTAATCCTATTTTGAAAGGGTTCATGGTAAAGTGTACGGCTTGTTGTGCAAATAAAAGGCCCGACCGAGAGATCGATTTAAATCGGTTCTTTTCGGGAAAAGGAGGGGATTTCTGCGGGATATTCCACGAAACGATGCATACGGAATGTAAAATGTTGCATTCGTTTACGCTGTTTTTACTAGGGCCGGTGCAAGGCGGATTGTTGAACGACGCCGAGGTTCGTCAAGTTCAGACGGGGAAGATCCCATTCCGGACGGAAGTGCAATGCCGATTGGTACTCAAACCGCGCCAGGTCGACCAAGCCCCTTTGTTGATATAGAAAGCCGAGGTTATTATGCGCTTCGGGAAGATCGGGCCGCAGGCGCATTGCTGCCAGAAACGCGCGCATCGATTCATCCAGCTTCTCTTCCTTCTGATAAGCGATGCCCAGGTTAATATACGCCTCGACCATCTTCGGATCGAGCTGAGTCGCCTTTTCATACGCGTGCGCCGCGCGGTCCCACTCTTTCTTCTGGTCGAACAGCGTCCCCATCTGATAATAAGAGACCGGGTTCGGCTGGAGGTCGGCCGATTTGGAAAACGCCTGGAGGGCCAGATCAAATCGTCTCTGTTTTTTATAGATCTGTCCGATCATCCGATGCACGGCCGGATCGTTCGGCTGGATCTGGGTCGCCTCTTGATAATGGTGGAGCGCCTCCTCGACTTCATCCTCTTGAAAATAGAGCGCCGCCAAGTTCTTATGGGTCTCCACCCTGCTGTTCTCGGCTCGAATCGCCTCCAAATATTGGTGAATCGCCTCCCGGCGCATCCCTTTCTGGCTGAGCGCATAGGCCAAATTATGCCGAATCATCGGCTCAACCGGCAGGATTTCAAGCGCTTTCCGATAGACGATGATCGCATCATCCCAGCGCCCCTGGTCGGTGAAGATATTGGCCAGATTATAATAGGCGAGCGCATCCCGCTCATTGATTTCGATCGCCCGTTGAAATTCCGATATCGCCGGGACCGTCCTGCCGCTTTTATAGTAGGCGACGCCGAGATTGGTATGGGCTTTCGCGTAATTTTCATTGAGCCGCAAAGCGGTCAGAAAGGCCGTGATGGACTCATCGAGCCGTCCCTCCTCCGCATAGGCGGTCCCCAACGCCTTGAAGGGCCGCGCCTTCTTCGGTGATTTGCTGACGGTGTCTTCCCAAAGGGTCACCTCATTTTTCCAGATGCGATTTCGATCGAACGTCCAAAACGAATAAACCCCGATCAGGCTGACGAGCACCACGGAGGCAAGAACCGACGCCTGCTTTGACGGCGGCAGCGCCCGGAGGCGTGCCAAACCAACCCCGACCCCGGTGAAGAAGGCGATCGACGGCAGGTAGAGACGATGCTCGAAAACGAGATCAAGTTGAAGCACGCTCGATTCAAGGAAGAGGTTTCCAACGTACCAAAAGATAAAAAACGAGAGGAGTGGCCTCCGCCTCCAACCATAAAATCCATATGACATCACTCCAATCAGGAAGAGAATGGAGAGGAGGGTGGTCCAAGGATAAAGCAGCCCGCCGGAGAGGGGAAAGTCATAGTCTAGGTTGAGGCGCGCGGGATGGGGAAAGAGGAGCAGAGAAACATAATAGAGAAGAACCCGAGATTCGGTCATCAGCCGGATCGCCGGTGGAATTTGATCAACACCGTACTGCTTTGAGATCCCTTCACGAAGCTCTCCCGGCGTCCCGCCAAGATAAAAAAAGGCGAGAAGAACCGTCGCGGTAAAGAGAACAGCGTAAAAGGGAAGGACCCGTTTGATCTTCCCCCATTCTCCTCCTCTAAAAAAGAGGAGATCATACAGCGCCACAAAGAGCGGAAGGGTGATCGCCGTCTCCTTGCTCCCCAGGCTTAAAAGCGCCGACATCAATGCACAGAGATACCAAAAAAACGGCCGAGGACCGTCCGATCGGCCCTCCTCGGACCGTCTCCTTCCGGAAACGAAGAGAACCAGCGCAAGGAGGTAGAAGAGCGCTGAAAGACTGGTCATCCGTTGAACGATATAGGTCACCGACTCCGTCTGGATCGGATGGATCGCCCAGAGCAGCGCGGCGACCGTCGCCGCCTCGCCCGGGAAGGGAACCGCCCCCCGAACGGACGGCAAGGTCAATGTCCGATAGAGGAATAAGGCAAGAAGCAAAGCGGTTATCAGATGGATCAGCAGGTTGACCGCATGATATCCTGATACGTGAAGGCCACCGAGATAATAATTGAGAGCGAAGGAGATGTTTGCGACAAAGCGATTCGGCAGCGGGCTCTGAAATCCGGCTTGATATAAGCTTGACGGCGTGATCGTCTTGATCTGAACGACCCGATTCTCTACGATATTCATCTCATCGTCGAGATGAAAACTGGCGTCCCAGGTATTCGAATAAACAAGGCAAACAAGCAGTGGGATGAGGAGGAGAACCCAGCGGGAGTAGGCCGACGAAGAGGATGAGAGTCGCAACATGAGGATCACCTAGTTTTGATATACTAGGGATACCCCAACAAGGGACTCCTGTCAAGGCGATGGAGAAAGGAAAACAGAGAATGGATGATAAAAAAGTGGCGATCGTCGGGGCGTCACACGACCGACGCAAATTCGGAAACAAGGCGGTTCGTGCGTTTTTGGAGAAGGGATTTCGTGTTTTTCCGGTTCATCCCTCCGAAACGGAGGTTGAGGGGCTCCGGGTCTATCATTCCGTTCTGGAGATTCCGGAAGAGGTCCGGACAGCCAGCTTCTACGTTCCACCCGATGTCGGACTGCAGATCATCGAAGAGGTTGCGTCCAAAGCGGGGATGAAGATCGTCTATCTCAATCCGGGAGCGGACGGTGAAAAGTTGATCCGAAGGGGAAGTGACCTTGGATTGGAGATCCGCGTCGCCTGCAGCATTCTCGCGATCGGTGCCGATCCGAGACGCTATTGAGCGCGCTTAAACAAAGGTGAGCCACTCGGGGTGGCTTTTATCCTTGCCTCGGACAATATCGAAAAACCGGCCCTGAAGCGCTTGCGTGATCGGACCGGGCTCCCCTTTTCCGATCGTCCGCCCGTCGACCTCCCGAATCGGCGTCACCTCCGCCGCGGTCCCGGTGAAGAAGGCCTCTTCCGCCAGGTAGAGATCGTCGCGCGTAAAGCGCTCATGAACGACTTTGAGCTTTCGCTCCTGCGCCAGCTGAACGATGGTATCCCGCGTGATCCCCTCTAAGATAGAAGTGAGCGGGATCGTCTTCAACACCCCTTTTCGAACGATGAAGATATTCTCGCCCGGCCCCTCTGCAACATAGCCCTCCGTATCGAGGAGCACCGCCTCATCATAACCGGCCTCCTTGGCCTCCCGCTTGGCAAGCTGAGAATTGACATAGTAGCCGGCGACCTTGGCCCGGGTCAGGCTGATGTTGACATGATGCCTAGCGAAGGAAGAGACGGCGACCCGAATGCCGCGCCGAATCCCCTCTTCGCCGAGATAGGTTCCCCACGGCCAGGCGGCCACGGAGAGACGAATCGGGTTCTCTTTCACGTAAAGTCCCATCTCGCCGTAACCGATATAAGCGAGCGGCCGGATATATCCTTCTTCAAGTTGATTGACCCGAACCGTCTCGATCACCGCCTGCTCAATCTCTTTTTGAGAGAAGGGGATCTTCATCTGAACCACGTGGGCCGATCCCAAAAGCCGCTCGACATGCTCCGCCAATCGAAATACGGCGGTTCCGGACACCCCTTTATAACAGCGGATCCCTTCAAAAACAGCCAAACCGTAATGAAGGCTATGTGTCAGCACATGGACCGTGGCCTCTTTCCATGGAACCAATTTCCCATCCATCCAGATAAAGGGGGTCTCTTTTAGCACACCTTCTCCTTTCTCAATCGCTTAAGCAGTTCAAGTAGATTAACTTTTTGGAGTATATAAAAGAAATTTGCAGGCTGTCAACGCCTTTATCGGGGAAATAGGAAAGAGGGAAGGCGGAAGGAGAGAAACCGATCAGGAATTCAGTTTACGTCGATCTTCTTTAGGAAGGCGATTTCACCGGATGAAGAGAAAAAACCGGCCTTCCAGAAGATCCTCTAACACGATGAAAGAGGACCCGGCGTTGTAATAGGCTTGGCCTTAACGAGGACGATAAAGGGGGATCGCACCCCGCAGGCCGGTCCGCCGCTGAAGAGATCGAGGCAGACCGGCCGCGATAGACTCACCCCGGCGCAGGCTACTTTCTCTTGGCCTGACGCAATGTTCTTGTTCCACGGCTCGCCTGGGCAGGCGCTGTCGCACGGCCCGCACCCTTCTTCCCGGTCAAGAGCCAATCGATGCTGACCCTTCCCATTTCGGCGATACGAACCAGGAGGTCCGGGGAGGGGATGCGACCCCGCTCATACCGACTGATGTAGTTCTGCTTCTTCACCCCGAGCGCCTTTGCAAATTCCGTCTGCGTTCTGTTGCCGCGCACCAACCGAATCCGCTCACCCACTTTTTGCGGAGATACTTTTTCCATGGTTAACCCCCTTCTTTTTTATGATCTGATGATATTTACGGTTTCATTACCTGGATGGTCCTATCCAGAGGCGGGATACAAGCCAACTATTTTCTAGAAGTATACGTGAGTTAAAATTTAAAAGTCAAGCACCTTGCGAGGAAAAATCTCAAATTCGAATATACTGTTGGTTAGCTAACACTGGAAGGAAACCTTTTAGATCTAGCCGAGCTCTTTTTGATTCTGCCACCACCATTCGACGCCGAAGAGAACCGGCTTCGCCGAGCGCTCCAGATAAAAAACGGAATGGCTCTTGTTCTCCGCTTCAAAGATAAAATATTTCTGATCGATTCGGAGCCGCCGAAGGGTGATTCCGCCCTTCGTCTGCCAGAGCGCGACGAGCTTTCCCTCCCATTTTTTAGAGGGGGCGGCAATCGGGACCATCCCGACCAAGGCCCCCCGGCGGAGGAAAGGAGCCATCGCGTCGTCCTGAAGATAAAAACAATAGCTCTCTTTCTGAGCGACGGGACCCCACAAAGGGAGATAGGCGATGATTTCGTCTTTTGAGAGGCGGCGGGGAGGGCCCTGCACCACCCGATCATCTAAAAGAGGGATCAGCGGATAGGCGCTCTGCCGCTCGGGGGTCGGTTGATATCCGGACGAAGGCTCCGCCGCCAGGTCGGCCGTCGCTCCTTTTCCGGTTCCGACCAGGAGCCAATGGGCGTCGACCTGAAACTGCATCACCACGCCGACGAGCGTTTCCAGCGACGGCTTGACCTTTCCAGATTCGATCTCAGAGAGGAAACTGCGGGAGACACTGATTCGCTCGGAGAATGTTTTCTGCGTCAGCCCCGCCTGCTTCCGCACCAATTTTATTCTTTTATTGATTTCTGTCGTTTTAGAGATTTTTTTCATTGACAATGTCGCTTAAACGAATTAGACTCAGACTTGCCCTTTTACCCAGTGGTGAATCACTAATTTTAAAATCACGCTTCAACAATTAATTCCGAGTGCTAATCGAGCGCTAATATTGATAAGTTCTCTTCTCAAAAAAAGAGCATGGGCGGTCTTGAGATCTCTTTTGAGCTAAGAAAGCGGGGATGGACACAGACGCGCGTGGCACGCACGCTGGGGGTCACGCAATCGGCGGTCCACCAAGTCATCTTCAATCGAGCCCGCTCACGGAGAATTCGGATCTTCATTGCTAAAATCCTTAAAAAAGAGGTGACGGTCCTTTGGAACGATCGTCCGAAATATTTTTATCATTAGCATAGGCCCTACTAAAAGACAATCCTTATTATGGATTTTTATTCATGCAGGCACGAAACCGAACCATCTTGTTCTTCGATAGCTCGCCGACGCTCCTTCCGCTGAAACGGGAACTCCGCAGAAGCAATCTTTTGATCTACGAATGCCGGGCGCCCGCGGAGGTACTCTTCGCCGCCCACCGCCTTCCGATCGGCTTAATCTTGATCGACCTATTGGTTCCGGGAGAACCGAGCGGCTATGACCTATGCAAAAGGTTGAGAGAAGATTATCGGATTGCTTCTACCGCAATTTTTCTATTCTGCGAGCATCCGCTCCCGATTCAAGTCACACGGAGCTACTCGTATGATCTCGGAGCCGATCGGTTGGTCTTTCCGCCGATCGATCCGGTTTACCTTGCGAGCCAGATCTCTCTCATCCTTCAGACGGACGAGAGAGCCCTCCCCTGATTCTCTCACTCCCTTCTCGCTTTTCCGCCCGAAGCGCTGACAATAGCCCTTCCATGTCGGGAGGAACCGGCGACGAGAAGGTCATCTGCTCATTCCGGGTGGGATGGATAAATCCAAGCCGCTCCGCATGGAGCATCTGCCGCGCCACGTTGATCTCAAACATCCGAGCCGCCCGGCCGCCATAAACCTTGTCGCCGACGATCGGATGGCCGAGGTGGGCCATATGGACGCGGATCTGATGCGTTCGACCGGTTTGGGGATAGACCTCCAGCAGGGTCGCGACCCGAAAGCGCTCTCGGACGGCCCAGTGGGTTTGCGCCTCCCGCGGATGGGCCGTCCGAGAGGAGATTTTTTTTCGATCGACCCGATCGCGGCCGATCGCCAGATCGATTTTTCCGGAGCCTTTGGCGACTTTCCCGCAGACAACCGCCAAGTATCGGCGATCGATCGTATGTTGTTTGAATTGCTTCGAGAGCCGCTGATGCGCCGCGTCGGTCTTGGCGATCACCATCACACCGGAGGTATCCTTGTCGAGGCGATGAACGATGCCGGGGCGCTCCCGTCCCCCGATCCCGGTCAGATCCCGGCAGTGATGGAGCAGCGCATGGACCAGCGTCCCCTTGTCATGTCCGGGAGCGGGATGGACCACCATCCCCGCCGCCTTGTTGAGGACCAAGAGCGACTCATCCTCATACAAAACATCCAACGGCACCTCTTCGGGGATCAGTTCCAGCGGCGCCGGGGGGGGGATCTTTACATCGATCCGGTCTCCTTCGCGGACGCGATAGCTCGCCTTCGTCGGATGACCGTTGATGAGAATTTGGCCTTCTTCAATCAGATTTTGGATACGCGAACGAGAGAGGGAGACACCGCGCCGGATAAGATAGAGATCAATCCGTTCAGGGGGGGTATGAGGGGTGACCACCAGCGAGGAGGGGAGGGAAAAGGACATGCAGGGCGACTCCAACGGGTCCCGAAAGCAGGGGTGGGATTACCGTTCTCCTTTTTTCTCCTGTTTCATTTTCTTTTCGTAAAGGCGGGCTTGAGACAAAAATTTGTGGATGAGTTTATTGTTCGGGTCGTACTGCCGGACCCATTCCCACTCGGCAATCGCTTCCTTGAATTGCATCTGTCCCATAAAGACGGCGCCGAGATCGATGCGGGCCTGTATGTTCTGGGGGTTGATCTCCAGCGCTTTCCTCAAAAAACTGACCGCCTCTTCTTCCTGGCCGATCATGTTAAACGCCCAACCGAGTTCCCGAAGCGCCTCATCGGTCTCCGGTGCCAAGGCGAGAACGGTCTTCCACTCAGAGATCGCATCGTTCCACTTCAACTCTTTGGAGTAGATGATGCCGAGCATGTGATGCGCATTGAGATGATTCGGCTCGAGTTGAATAATTCTCTGAAACGCCTGTTTGGCGCCGGGGAGGTCTTTCCGCTCGAAGAGAATTTTCCCCATCAGCTCGTACGCCTCGGTGTAAGCGGTGTCTTCATCGATTGCGAGGCGCAGATAGCGTAGGGCGCGGA contains the following coding sequences:
- a CDS encoding polyprenyl synthetase family protein; the protein is MDQVWSAYKEGLDEVEEQIKKSLDSEVALINEIAYHILNSGGKRIRPLLLMISAQLCKSRDRRHILLAGMVEFIHTATLLHDDVLDNAEVRRGIPAARVLWGNQASILAGDYLYTLAVCQAVKMENFEINYLLSTTCRRMSEGETLQLVHSRDLALTEATYLQIIEYKTATLLSASCRLGGIIGNESDEKKEALTRYGRNLGIAFQVADDTLDYVGDRARFGKSPGKDIREGKVTLPLLHLLQHCSTKEKQEIKKIIKKERLLKRDFSFVTGLMEKYGSITYALQKAQDYANRAKGDLSVFADLPPRQALLTLADYVVRRDH
- a CDS encoding endonuclease III encodes the protein MRAADSIHSIVAILKEETRRLKTPAVGMIAETTKDPFQVLISCLLSLRTRDETTEAASARLFQLAETPQRMIRLSPDQIETAIYPVSFYRNKTKQIVALCRTLLEKFDGAVPDSIDTLLTLPGVGRKTANLVVTVAYGRPGICVDTHVHRISNRIGYIQTRTPEESETALRKKLPKQYWITYNDLLVPFGQFICKPLSPFCSRCKIASYCKQVGVERRR
- a CDS encoding (2Fe-2S)-binding protein — translated: MDSTSSPQSGPPSLQITIQGKACRVEEDKLIWIFQEMGLIRFSNKFCWNGECKNCTVTFKTGPEDPEVTERACRTPAQEGMIITDMPTLFYKRL
- a CDS encoding lytic transglycosylase domain-containing protein: MSLRRRYTRYWILTGAVGLMIFHPFSAQLPPVVPDAVPSSTLPAESVSKKLSTESKPVTQERGLKEREPVSKAKKVFQILSRFKTGLDAKQEERLAGFIAQESRRYGFDPELIVAVISTESSFYNWSISSKGAVGLMQMIPTTAKEIAEVNHLLWHEGDPLFDPFINIRLGIHYLWTLYLKFGDLSLALTAYNHGPGKVLRWVKTGDEIPTEYAEKVLAYYQDFLEFGKEKREETVKVAETQVALRS
- a CDS encoding tetratricopeptide repeat protein, with amino-acid sequence MLRLSSSSSAYSRWVLLLIPLLVCLVYSNTWDASFHLDDEMNIVENRVVQIKTITPSSLYQAGFQSPLPNRFVANISFALNYYLGGLHVSGYHAVNLLIHLITALLLALFLYRTLTLPSVRGAVPFPGEAATVAALLWAIHPIQTESVTYIVQRMTSLSALFYLLALVLFVSGRRRSEEGRSDGPRPFFWYLCALMSALLSLGSKETAITLPLFVALYDLLFFRGGEWGKIKRVLPFYAVLFTATVLLAFFYLGGTPGELREGISKQYGVDQIPPAIRLMTESRVLLYYVSLLLFPHPARLNLDYDFPLSGGLLYPWTTLLSILFLIGVMSYGFYGWRRRPLLSFFIFWYVGNLFLESSVLQLDLVFEHRLYLPSIAFFTGVGVGLARLRALPPSKQASVLASVVLVSLIGVYSFWTFDRNRIWKNEVTLWEDTVSKSPKKARPFKALGTAYAEEGRLDESITAFLTALRLNENYAKAHTNLGVAYYKSGRTVPAISEFQRAIEINERDALAYYNLANIFTDQGRWDDAIIVYRKALEILPVEPMIRHNLAYALSQKGMRREAIHQYLEAIRAENSRVETHKNLAALYFQEDEVEEALHHYQEATQIQPNDPAVHRMIGQIYKKQRRFDLALQAFSKSADLQPNPVSYYQMGTLFDQKKEWDRAAHAYEKATQLDPKMVEAYINLGIAYQKEEKLDESMRAFLAAMRLRPDLPEAHNNLGFLYQQRGLVDLARFEYQSALHFRPEWDLPRLNLTNLGVVQQSALHRP
- a CDS encoding CoA-binding protein; protein product: MDDKKVAIVGASHDRRKFGNKAVRAFLEKGFRVFPVHPSETEVEGLRVYHSVLEIPEEVRTASFYVPPDVGLQIIEEVASKAGMKIVYLNPGADGEKLIRRGSDLGLEIRVACSILAIGADPRRY
- a CDS encoding branched-chain amino acid transaminase; this translates as MLKETPFIWMDGKLVPWKEATVHVLTHSLHYGLAVFEGIRCYKGVSGTAVFRLAEHVERLLGSAHVVQMKIPFSQKEIEQAVIETVRVNQLEEGYIRPLAYIGYGEMGLYVKENPIRLSVAAWPWGTYLGEEGIRRGIRVAVSSFARHHVNISLTRAKVAGYYVNSQLAKREAKEAGYDEAVLLDTEGYVAEGPGENIFIVRKGVLKTIPLTSILEGITRDTIVQLAQERKLKVVHERFTRDDLYLAEEAFFTGTAAEVTPIREVDGRTIGKGEPGPITQALQGRFFDIVRGKDKSHPEWLTFV
- a CDS encoding helix-turn-helix transcriptional regulator, producing MEKVSPQKVGERIRLVRGNRTQTEFAKALGVKKQNYISRYERGRIPSPDLLVRIAEMGRVSIDWLLTGKKGAGRATAPAQASRGTRTLRQAKRK
- a CDS encoding XRE family transcriptional regulator; the protein is MRKQAGLTQKTFSERISVSRSFLSEIESGKVKPSLETLVGVVMQFQVDAHWLLVGTGKGATADLAAEPSSGYQPTPERQSAYPLIPLLDDRVVQGPPRRLSKDEIIAYLPLWGPVAQKESYCFYLQDDAMAPFLRRGALVGMVPIAAPSKKWEGKLVALWQTKGGITLRRLRIDQKYFIFEAENKSHSVFYLERSAKPVLFGVEWWWQNQKELG
- a CDS encoding helix-turn-helix domain-containing protein, whose protein sequence is MGGLEISFELRKRGWTQTRVARTLGVTQSAVHQVIFNRARSRRIRIFIAKILKKEVTVLWNDRPKYFYH
- a CDS encoding RluA family pseudouridine synthase; protein product: MSFSLPSSLVVTPHTPPERIDLYLIRRGVSLSRSRIQNLIEEGQILINGHPTKASYRVREGDRIDVKIPPPAPLELIPEEVPLDVLYEDESLLVLNKAAGMVVHPAPGHDKGTLVHALLHHCRDLTGIGGRERPGIVHRLDKDTSGVMVIAKTDAAHQRLSKQFKQHTIDRRYLAVVCGKVAKGSGKIDLAIGRDRVDRKKISSRTAHPREAQTHWAVRERFRVATLLEVYPQTGRTHQIRVHMAHLGHPIVGDKVYGGRAARMFEINVARQMLHAERLGFIHPTRNEQMTFSSPVPPDMEGLLSALRAEKREGSERIRGGLSRPSEG
- a CDS encoding tetratricopeptide repeat protein, coding for MRKESEKFVNKAVLALDRGNWLLAVQFLKKVLAADPNHLPAYHELSDIYLHLGHFDAALEVIRKAVEVFPEDYQSSFILANILLVQNKSDQALCIYRRLEKVRCDEREVTDLYFNIALAYHAKNQMVRALRYLRLAIDEDTAYTEAYELMGKILFERKDLPGAKQAFQRIIQLEPNHLNAHHMLGIIYSKELKWNDAISEWKTVLALAPETDEALRELGWAFNMIGQEEEAVSFLRKALEINPQNIQARIDLGAVFMGQMQFKEAIAEWEWVRQYDPNNKLIHKFLSQARLYEKKMKQEKKGER